The stretch of DNA GGGTATGTCTTTTGTTCCCAAAGTGTTTGCCTCACCCGGCTGATAACCGGGCGCGCGTCAATCACTTCCACGATGGTTCCACCAACTTTTCTAATCGTGCGGTGCACAGCAACCTGTATCTCCATACACCCACTTTGCGACATGAGCCTTGTTACAAGCCTTTGAGCGCAACACAAACTCTGTTGCAGAAACCTACAGTGGATAACATGCATCCGCCACACATCCAAATGGGCCCATCTATCGCttttccccttctcctccttaACTCCAGCGACGACCGCCTTCACAAGTTTTCCACATCTCCCATTTgttcatttatttattttttgacCCGTAAATCGTACAACAGTCATTTCAAAAATTGCATGCATGTTTGCATGTTGAGGCGATCTTTTTCTATGTGTTGCATGTTTCACCAGGTCTGCCCATGCATGTTACGTGCTAAGGtagcatgcttgcatgttgagaaaAATAAGTTAGTGTACATGCTAGCTATTTAAATATATACAATAATTAAATACAATACATAAAATATCTTTTTAGTATATATATATTATTAATCCAAAAACTTATGTTCCGTACAATCAATTTTACCTAAAATATATTGTACGCAATTCCCTCGGCAATGcacaagatgtcatttggtttTTAAATGGTAAACATGTTTCCCGCACAAAAACTATATCTTGCTAATCGCGATGTACAACTAAGGCTCGCCTTTAGCGCAGCTACTCAGGCCTTGTACAATGGAAGGTGCTTAGGAGAGGTGTTTAGAGAAATAAACCAGACTTTTTTTAAGCGCCGATGCTTATTTGTATAGGGTAGACGCTTAATTAAGCGTCTCTCCTATAGAAATAGGCACCGGTGCTTCAGAAAAATCCGGTTTATTTTTCTAAACACCTCCCTAAGCATCTCCCGTTGTACAAGGCCTCATAGGCCAAGCCTAGTGGCTGCGGACGGGACGGGTTCAAGTCGTTTCGGTAGTTTTTCACCAATTGTATATTTTCTGGGGATTGGGTATTTAATTTCTGTGTTTTTCTCTTTGTTATGTTTTGTCCgctttctttgttttttcttcGGTTTTTTAGTTATGTTTCGTTATTTTCTTGTCCTTTTCACCATGGTTTCTACTTTGATTTaactttttttgttttcttccttttcttctttcctCCTTTTCTCTTATTCCAATGGTTCTATCTTCGCAGTGTCATGTTGGATAAATGCTAAGGTGAAGGAGAGAGAAATCAGAAAAAAATACTGATTGTCTTCTCTTAATTAAGAGATAATCCTTTTTAGCACAATATCTCTCAGAACATATTTATGGATATCTGGTGACTCAAAATTAAACTGGTGTAAGCCTTTGTACACGCCTTCTCATTGTCGTCTCTAGATTACATGACAAATTGTCTTATCAACCACTACACAAGCCCTTAGGCTTCGCCTATTGCACGCCGCTACAGGTGTCAGCCCAATATTATTGCTGCCTGAGGTTTTTTGTCGGGTTTTCACTTTTTTGCATATGTTTTCTTTGCATTTTTTGTTTTCAATGGTATTctttagtttttcttttttattATTGATTAGTTTTTCTTCAATTTTGTTTGTTCTTTCTTCGGTTTTCACAAGTATTCATTAggtctttctttctttctttcttcaaCACATGTCTATATTTTTCATACACATTGACATTTTCTGAATACATGAGGAATATTTTAATTGCACGCTTAACATTTTGTAAAAaaacatgtttaacatttttatGACTATATATATTTTGATGTCAACTATTTTTCATACACATGGTACATTTTTCTTATACATCTAAAACATGTACTGCCTCCGTCTTGGTGAATAAGTTATTCGCGTAGTTCTAGGTCGACGATTTAACTATCTAAATATGTATTATATGTGACAAAATATATATTTAGAAACTATATCCATGTAGAAATCTAGTGATATACTTTTCATGACATATAACACATATTTAATGCCTCAAATCGATGACCCAGAACTACGCGAATGACTTATTCAGCAAGACGGAGATGGTAAAAGTGGCGGATAACCCTTTGTACACGACTTTTCATacgcatatatatatatatacatatatatatatatacatatatatatatatatagcatttTTGAATATATGCTTAACCTTTTTTCAAGTAAGTGCTTAGAATATATTTATTTTCAATACATCTTTTTCAAATATACGTTGACATTTTTCCTTGAAAGATACGAGACATTTTTAAAAACTATGCGTTGTACAATTGTTTTTTAAATGTTGCAAACATTTTTAGAATACATGATTTTTTAAATGCAAAGTAAATTTTATGGTACAAAACATCTTTTACATGTcacttttttttgaaaaagtgTGATTATTTTTTGAAATATCAAGTATGTAATTTAGAATGGTACGAACATTTTGTAAAAGTTGAGTGAATTTTCTTTACACTGCATGAACAGTTTCTATACGTGCAATGAACACTTTGGAAAAAATAGTTTTTTCTCAATATATGTATTTAATATTTTTGAAAGTATAAACGAAAGAGAAAACGCCAAAAAAATGTGTGTGACATGAGCGTGCCAAAATCACATGGTGACTGGGCCGGCCAACATAAACTTGATTTCACGTTTTGATGTGAAGGTTCTTGCCTTCTAGGTATGATTTCTCATGTATTGGGAAGATTCTTGTCTACTTTTTTGCTTTCCTTTCTGTCGTTTGCTCTATCTTCTTTCTGTTCTCCATTTCTTTTGTTTTAGGTTTTATTTTCTTAAAAAAAGGAACTTTAAATGTGCTATCATTTTTGAGAAATGTTCAGAATTTTTAATAGAATTTTTAAATAATTGAATATGTTTTTGCTAAAAACATGTTTACATTTATGTCCACATTAAAAAAATTCACAAAAGTTTCAAAAAATTGTTCATTTGAAAAATATTAGGATATTTTAAAATTGTTCGGGTAACCAAATGCATTCTCAATTGTTTTAAATCAGTTTTTCTGTTAAATATATAAATACCGCTGGAAAACCGGAGTAAGGCAGGAAAGCTAAGCGGAAAATTTCGCTGACGCTATGCTTGCGGGTAGCTCGCCTGGGTTCACCGGCCTTGGCAGAACGGGTTTATGCGTTTGCTCGACTATTTCCCGCATCGACCGGGGCCTGCGAACGGTTGCCAGACGTGACAATAAATCTGAACGGAGCCGCCGGCGGCCTCCTCAAAAGTGTCGCATGCATGCATGTACTCCGTACGTTGTGTGGAAGGCGAAACACCAAGAGCTAGAGCCTCAGCCTCTTCAGATTCCACACTGTCCGCCTCCCCGGTTCGTCCCCAACTCTCCATTAATACAGTATTTTTTCATGGATAGAAATCTATGGACCACCCGATtaatgcggcggcggcggcggcggagacgtCTGGGAGATGGACGTGCGGGGCGTCGACCGTATCGTGAAGGTCGTCCTCTGGCACTCCGGCGCGGTCGACGTCATCTCAGTGCTATACGAGCGGGACGGCCGGGAGGAGCAGACCAGGCACTGGGGAAAGCCCGAAGGACAGCGCTCAGAGGTACGTGCTCCATTAAATTTTCTCTGATATAAATTGATGCTGTGCTGCTTCTTATATCGATTTCTTTTTGAATTTTGTTTATCTTGTATCGATTTGGAGGTTTGGTGGTGCGGCGATGAAGCTCCCTTGGTTTATGGTTGGCATGTGCAGATCTGCCTGGAGCCGGATGAATACCTCATCGGCGTCAAAGGGAACCTTGGCAATTTTGGTGGTTGCTTCCTCTTGGGAAGGCTTACTTTAATCGGCAACCTGCGCACCTTTGGGCCATATGGAACGCGGGAAGGTCCGCCATTCGATCTTCCCGCAGCTGGCGGCAAGATTGTTGGTTTCCATGGCCGCTCCGGGGGCCTCCTCGAGGCTCTGGGCACCTATGTAAAGATGGACGACTAGCCCACACATTACTATCTAGGCCATTGGTCGATATTACTATTTGTACTGCATGAACATGTCAATGTCTACTGTACCTCGTGACCAAACGTATTACGCATGAGCAAATCCATATATTTTTCCTTCTGCATGTTACCATACCAGACACGTGCctcttgtgtgtgtgtgtgggtggttTGGTCGCTTAGTTAAAATTTTGTAAACATATAGGGGCTGGAATTTGGCAGTATCATATTTACCGCTGCTCTAGTTAACAACTATCCAGCTACAAACAAAATTAATGAGGTGTTTGATTACAAGGGACTAGACTTTTTTTAGTCTCAGAGACTCTAGAAAAAAGACCTTTCAGTAGAGTCTTCTTCTAGTTTCTAAAGAAAAAGTCCCTTCTGTTTGATTACATAGGGATTAAAAGGAATTTTTTCTAGTCTAGTCCTTgtaaccaaacagggcctaagTAACGTCTATGATTAAATGGAGTACCCATGCAGGCCCTCATAATCCATagcatggacgtgctgcatgcattggtccttatCCGAGCAAAAAAATGGAAGAAAAGGGGTTTCCGAGGCAGGGCGGGCATCGAGATGGAAAGTTAATGAACGGCGCCTAAACGTTTTGGGATTATCTgattttcgtaaggtgacttattCATCTAGACAGAGGCAGTATAATTTTTCAACTATTTGTAGCAACGGTATTTTTCCATGGATAGAAATCTATGGACCACTCGATTAGTCACGAGCTGTGTATAATTGCATGTCAATGGGTTATCCATCGGTCCGTCTTTTTAGTATTTAAATAACCAAATAAATAGTATTATTGATTACATGAGGGCTGTAAAAAAAATTCATACTGAATTAAAAATATGTTTGTGAATTCACAAAATGTGAATGTATTTGAATAAATGTCCATGTATCTTAAAAACTATTTGCAAATCGGATAAATGTTCATATATTAAAAAATAGTTAACAAATTCAAAAGGTGTTTCTGGTGAATTCAAAAAAGTTTGTGAATTCTGAAAAATGTTTTTTGAATTCTTAAAAAGTTCATCTATTAAAAAAATGGTCATGAATTAGAAAAAGTTCATGAGTTACAAAAATGTTTGAAAATCCAAAAATGTTCAtgcattcaaaaaatgtttataGATTAAAAAACTACTCTTGAATTCAAAATTGTTCTTGTTAAATTCAAAAAACATTAGCATATTCAAAACTTGCTAACATATTCAAAGAATTGTAAATAAATTCATATATTGTTGAGAAATTAAAAAAAATCCAGAATACAAAAATGTTCGCGAACTGAAAATATAAAATgaaatataaaaaaataaaacaaaaaatacCGACTAGAGACGTAGAAATAAAAGTGAGAAATACATGAAAAACCGGCCTACTAGaggaaaaacaaaaataaaacaaaaaatacCGATGAGAAAGCTAGAAACAGAAGTGCGACATAAATGAAAAACCGACCTACTAGaggaaaaacaaaaataaaatagaaaagaaaCCAAAAACCTTGAAAATCAACTGAGAAAAAAATTTAGAAACCGGCCTACCAGACAGTGTCAGGCGGAGGCTAGCTCTCCAAAAATAAATTAGCAACCGTGAGCGGGAGCTTGCTTACAGCAGATAGAAGCTAGAGCGCGCGAAAAGAAAACCTGCTGAATTGGGCCAGTGTTGGTGCAATAATTTGCCTCGTTTTGGAGATTGTTTTTGTAAACAATGTGGGACTAAAGTTTTGCACACGGTGTGATAAAGTCCCTGAAGTCATGTGGATTTTGGTACAAACTCCGAAAATAATCTCCTGCGGGGCACTGAGGGTTATCACCAAAGATATGCTAGTCGAAAGTGACCCCCTAAAATTGTAGACGCAAAGCATTTGGTTTGGTGCATGTCCGAAGGAGTTAACTACAGCTGAGAAGTTTGAAGACGGAGAAAAGACGTAGCATTTTCTTTTGTTCTTCTTATTATATTTCTTGAATCATAGGGCCACCGTATTATTAAGAGGGGTATAGTGTTTGAAACTTATGTTTCTCTGATCCTAAACTGAAACCTATGAGAGTTGAGAGATATCTTTTTGTGCTCCGATTAAATATTTGCCGGCAAGAGAGGGAGTTATTCTTCGCCGCGAGAGATTTGATTCGGACGGAGGAGTTACCATTACttgtgaaagatcgtggatgtcgcctgggggggggggggggaataggcgctttaaaataattacggtttaggcttgaacaaatgcggaataaacctaggggttaatttgtcaagcataaaacctaaaacaacttggctcacctatgtgcaccaaaaACATATGCTAAgtaagataagcaactatgtgatagcaagatatatggtaaagaacaatatggctatcacaaagtaa from Triticum urartu cultivar G1812 chromosome 3, Tu2.1, whole genome shotgun sequence encodes:
- the LOC125548136 gene encoding jacalin-related lectin 19-like, translated to MDVRGVDRIVKVVLWHSGAVDVISVLYERDGREEQTRHWGKPEGQRSEICLEPDEYLIGVKGNLGNFGGCFLLGRLTLIGNLRTFGPYGTREGPPFDLPAAGGKIVGFHGRSGGLLEALGTYVKMDD